AGTCTTTGTCAGCGGAAAGTTTTCCTTGAGTCTGTTTTCCATTAAAGCTCACAGTAACGTCAGCGGTGAAACCCGGAAAATCACGCCAGACGGCGCGGGCTTCTCGGGCTGCCTGATAGAGCTTTGTGGCAGCAGTTTTTTCCTGGTTTGTTTCGGTTTTCGTCTGATCTTTCGCGGGCGTCCATTGCATGGTCGCCGAGAGCGTGAGCAGGACGATCAGCCCGGCCAGTCCCCATTGTTTCAGTTCCCGTTGAACTGTTTGATAGCACTTCATGAGATTTCTCCATGTGTGGTCGATGAAAAGGAGTCTTGGGTTATTTGGATTCAATTTTAAAGTCGAACGTGTTTTTTCCGTCTTTGGTAATTTCAGCGGTCAACTTCGAATTTTTGTTATAAGAGGCTGGGATTTTAACATCGGAAGGATCGACAAATGGTTTTCCTGCTTTTTTGGCTTCGGCCTGTAATTGAGTCATCTCTTCCATTTCTGGAATGGTGGAATAGATCTCGACACGGGCCTTCCCCGGAACCGGACCCCCTTCTTCGGGGATCTGATAAATGCCTTGTTGTACGATGCCCGCCGATTTGACTTTTCCTTCAGGAGTGTCAGAGATAAATAAAATGCGGGCACTGGTGATGGGATCGCCATCGTAATAGACAAGGCCCGATACACTGAGACGCTCGCCACGCGGGTCATCTTTTGTTCCGCTACAGCCAACACAGCTTAGAACTAGTAAACCAAGGAAAAGACAAGATTTCGTTGAATATAAACGGGGAGAACAATATTTGATTAATGCTGTTTTTGTGATCATCTTTAACTCCTCTAGTGCCTTGCAGAAACAGTGACACTTCTGCAAGGCACTGGAGATAACAATATCTATATGAAAGGAACAACCGATTAGAATTCGCCGATGACTTCGCCACCTGATTTGGTAGCCAGTGCGTCTAGTGTTCCGGCATCAATATTTTCACTGACAAAGCGGACAGCACCATCACCTAAAAGGAAATGGGCACCACCGACATGATCACTACGCCATGTGTATCGGTTCGCACTGAGGTTGACATTGAAGTCACCACTGGTGTCTCCAAGGGCAACTCCCGGGTAACTACCACCCCAACGGTAGCTGCCCCAGCGGGGATTTCCATGGTATGAAGCGTCACCGCACGTGTAACTTGACCAGGTATAATCTTCAAGGCGGTAATTGAATTCACCACACATAATTGTATTAGAGAGACCATCAGTTACATCTCGAAAAAGTGTTGGTTTTGTAGTGCTGTAGTTATATCCAGCAAACATACCATCTGGATCACCGGAGCTACCATAGTGAAGTCCCATCGACGCACCATAACTTGTGGGGCCACCAGGTTCGTCGCATGGTAAGAACGGAACAGCGCGAGGTAGAACCATTGTAGGGCAGAGATAGATGGCTAAAGTTTGGTTAAGAGCGTCCTGATTGACAGGGTCATCATAGTCCAAATTAAAGTCGTAAAGATTCTGTAAATTGGATTGATCCAGAAATGGCAAGATTGCGACAAAGGGACTATAGATTCGGGAGTTCATTCCCATGGGGAGCGAGGTATACGCATCATGGTAATTATGCATTGCCAGGCCGATTTGTTTCAGGTTGTTTTTGCAACTGGAGCGGCGGGCGGCTTCGCGGGCTTGCTGGACGGCGGGGAGTAGTAAGGCGATCAAAATCGCGATGATGGCGATGACCACCAGAAGTTCAATCAGCGTGAAAGCGCGTCTTGGTTTGGGGCGGGATAACATGGTTTCTCCTGAGTTGTAGCGGGTTACCAGAATAAAAATATTGAATGGGCTCGAACCCAATTCAATGGCCAATTGTTCTGGCTGGCTTGCTACTAGCGGAAAACCACGATTGCTGGCTGGCTGATTGAAATTGAAACTCAATCTCAATACGAGGGATATTATACTTCCATCGACTGCCCTGCAAGATTTCTCGCAACAGATTTTGCGAAAAATAGAAAAATTCAATTCAGAGATGACGTAACATTATATTCTGTAGTGATATATGTCGTATGGGTATGCTGGCTGGGATATGTAAGAGATGAATAGGAAACATCAGGCAGCGTGAGGATGTGCACTTTCAGGGGGCATTTGA
This genomic interval from Gimesia alba contains the following:
- a CDS encoding DUF1559 domain-containing protein, which translates into the protein MLSRPKPRRAFTLIELLVVIAIIAILIALLLPAVQQAREAARRSSCKNNLKQIGLAMHNYHDAYTSLPMGMNSRIYSPFVAILPFLDQSNLQNLYDFNLDYDDPVNQDALNQTLAIYLCPTMVLPRAVPFLPCDEPGGPTSYGASMGLHYGSSGDPDGMFAGYNYSTTKPTLFRDVTDGLSNTIMCGEFNYRLEDYTWSSYTCGDASYHGNPRWGSYRWGGSYPGVALGDTSGDFNVNLSANRYTWRSDHVGGAHFLLGDGAVRFVSENIDAGTLDALATKSGGEVIGEF